CTACCTGGGAAGCCGATTCTTGGATTCTCAAAAGGTTGAAACAGCATTTCTGAGTTTTCTATCTTACAAATTTCTTGAAGGGCATTCCCTTGACCCCCCTAGGTAGCTTGTGCCTTCAGGACTTGCAAGGCACCTTGccacaacaaaaaatatgtcATTTCCAGAGCTTTCAGGAATATGTCCACTACTTTACAGAAATGTTGAAAACCCTGAAAAGTTGTCttcatataaattattttttgaagtaCAAAAACACTGCCAATAATTACAAGTTAGTGAACTGAGGTAGAGTAAGAAAATTGGGATCCGTTGATACCAGCTGCAGAATGTGATGTTTAGCTCTGAAATGTCACAGAATACTTGATTTGATAAGTTATTCAGGTGACGTCTTTCTAAGTTACCCAATCcagcatgtacatgtacactaTAGGTCAGGCAGAAAttgaattatgaaaaaaaatttgactgaTATGAAGAGTTGTTTCACTTCTCTGGATTGTGTAACATGTTGTTCGAATGATTGTTTTTTAActcttgaaaaagaagaagaataagGGGCAGGGCTTGCTATTTTGTTGGAAATTCCAAACTGAAATTCACACTAATTAAACCTATAAAAATTGCTACCAACAGGTACACAACACCACACATGTATCAGAACATCCTTACAGAAATTGTACATGCAGCTCTCATTGGATATATCAAAGTGCCAAAGACAGAAActgtcaaaatttcaaacatttttgagTGGATGTATACTCAATTGACCACTCCCTAAATAGGGCTTTTCAGGGCCAAAATGAACAAATTGGACTGAAACACTGAAACACAGAAGTGGAATATGTGTCAAATACACTGTATGTAACATGTACAATTGCTTCAGATTCCACTAGTTGCTTTATTTGAGTACCAATCatatcagattttttttcaaaattttgagagattaaGCAGAGATTTAGCTCTTACACAAAGTAATCAATTGTCTGCTGAAATATGGCGTCCatcagcaaaaatattttttgaaaaatcaatacCATATTAAGGTAACTGTATAGTAGCAAAGTGTGAAAATTTCTCCTTCCTGCTTAGCcacattgaaaaaagaaagattgttTTGAGGACCTACCTTGGGATCTTTCaactcaaacaaaaaaagtgttctGCTTTGTGAGACTGAACCCCTAAAGAAGGTTTGGTGgctttaaaaaggaaatgaagtTTTGTTAACTGAAGGTAGAATGTAATGAACTTTCTCACCAAAGGCATTTCTAATACATCTTGGAGCCCAATGTCCATTGTTTATCACTGGTCGATTTTCATGCTAAGATACATTTAGAAACCTTATGATCCTTTACATTAGAGAGCTTTGATATGAGTAGAATTGGACATGATTGAAAGGGCTTTGAATTAATTGCAGATTTCCCCATGATACACCTTGCCTGCCTGCCTACTAAATCCAGATTTTCTTCTTGcataacatacatacatacatgagAATGTACcatgttcttttctttcctttttaggTAGAATTGGAGGACTGTGCCTTTCAATTTTGAGTTAAAATGGCAGCTTCTGCACCCTCACCCCTGGTGAGCTCCACAGAGAAGACAAATGGAGCCAAGCTCAGCAGACTTCTCATAGATGGTGGAACCACAGTtttaaaaatggtttttgaCAGCCATCATTCTCCCGCAAACCTGGCTATGGATCTCACTGCTAACTATCCAAAACTGTGCAATCTACTGAAGAGAAGGGTTTTACATAAGCCTCAGTGGGACAAACTGTTTCCACCCAGTGGGAGTACACCAGATTCAAACAATTTTGACAtaactcttctttttcttctgctgACTGAGATTTGTGGGCTTTCTCCTCCCCCCTCAGGGTGGCACAAAAAACCACCCTTGAGTGACACTACCTTAGAGGCTAACCTTGCTCGCATAAAGTTCTTTCGAAATGAGTTATATGGTCACGTGTCCACCACTGGCATCGACTCATCAACATTCTCCCATCTTTGGAGGGAAATAAGTGACGTTCTTGTTGCTCTTGGGCTAAATAAAGCAGACGTAGATAGACTAAAGGCTGAGTACTGTGGAGAGGAAGATTATCTTCAAATGTTGTTTGAGTGGGCTGATAGTGAGAAGGATCTTAAGTCACAACTAAAAGAAATCAACCAAACTATCGATATGGTACACCAAAACCAAACACAGGGTGCTGAGATGCTACAGCAAATTAAGTCAGAGCTGCATGGAGTATGTCACACTCAAACCAAAATACAAGAAGAGGTAttagaagtgaaaaaaagtattgaagACTTAAACCAAAGAGGGCAGGCTAACAGAACAGAAGAGATTCTGAACGTCCTTGCAAAGTCCGAGTTTGAAGGGGACATTGAGTTTCATGTGTCAAGATTCCAGGAAGGAACTCGTGAGTGgatctttaaaaaaatcgagGGTTGGCTTGATGACAGAAGTTCCCCAAATCGTGTGATGGTCATTAGTGGAAATGCAGGGATGGGAAAGTCGGTTATCTCAGCAGTCACTTGCAAGAGAATGCAAGAAGCTGGAAGACTGTCGGGGAGCCACTTCTGTCAACACAACAACGTGCGCTATCGAAATCCTCAGTTGATGCTTCAATCTTTGGCCAGTCACCTATGTCGCGCATTACCAGAATACAAAGAGGCTCTTTTTGAGCAGCTGTCAAGAAATTTGGGCATGGAAATCAACAGCATGGGAGTAGAGGAACTTTTTGCATTACTTTTCAAGGAGCCGCTCAGCAAAATCACTGATCCCGGTAGAAACCTTCTCTTGGTGTTGGACGCCTTGGATGAAAGTGAGCACAAGGGGCGCAATGAATTGTTGGATGTGATAGTTAACCACTTCGTCAAGCTTCCTCGATGGATTCGCTTTCTTGTGACCACGAGACCAGAAGTTATCATTTCTAATAGCCTTAGCGACTTACAACCTCTGTACCTGGAAACAAGTGACGATGACAACAAAAGGGACATTCGACTGTTCTTGGAGAAGCAGCTAGACCAAGTAATTCCAAACAGTGATAAAGAAGCTGTTTTAAATGCTCTGGTTGAGAAGTCCGATGGTGTCATCTTGTATGCGTACTTTTTAGTAGACTTTATTCAGAAAAACGTTCCTCTACCAACACCCAACCATTTAGATGGCAGCTTGCCATTAGGTATCTCTTCTGTTTACCTGTCCTATTTTAAACGCTTGGAGAAAGAGTTTTGTAAAGAATTGGAAATCgacgaagaaaattttttaggtTTTCTATCTGTTGTTATGGCTGCAAAAGAACCTTTGCCACTTGGATTTATCCCCAAGATGTTTCAGTTTCGTGCAATTTCCTCACATCGGAAGGTGAACAAGGTTATTTCCTGCATTTCTACCCTTCTACCAGTTATTGACGGACGTATTCACATATTTCACAAGTCTGTCAAAGACTGGCTTATAGACACAACCATTCGTGGACGTCACGAGTTTACAGTGGGTAGAGATGAAGGTAGTCAGATCCTTTCAAGGCTTTGTGAAACTGAGTTCAACGATTTGAAGCGCAAAGGGATTCATGGTGGAGATTTCAGTGACACCGAGATATATGCCCTGCGGTATGGTGTACAGCACCTACTGGATGTGATGGGAGACAAAGAAATTCCCCACAAACTTGAAGAACTTGTCGAAAATTACGTGACAGATCTAGAACTTGTGTATGCAAAGCTTTGCATTGATAGTGATTCAGGATTTCAGGATATCTTGAGTATTAAAAAACTAGAATCTTTTGAAGTTTTGCCTTCTGCTGTAAAATTTGCTGTGACCTCCGCCATTACTGTAATGAGAAAATACAAAGCTAGGCTTCGTTGCCATCCACAGCAGTTTTTTCAAGCAATACTTAACGAAGGAGGCCCGCAATTTTCCTCAAAGGCCAATCATGTCCTCAAAGAAAGATATCCAGAGATACCCTACATCGAAATCGTGAACAAAGAGGATAGTTACGGACAAACGGGAATTCAAGCGCGATTTGACTGTAATAGTTTGGTAGCATGTTTTGATGTGTCTCCAGAAATGGATTACATGGTTTGTGAGTGCGTTGACAAAAGCATTCAGCTCTGGTCGCTGCAAAGTGGCGATCGACTCTGGTTGCATTCCGCATTCATAGAAAAGTCATTTGGCATTCCAAGGTTTGCCCCGAACTGTGCCGTTCGCAATGTGAGGGAGTTGactcttgatttctttggctGGACGTGGGAGTCATCAATGTCATTTTACCGTTCTGTTGCATTTCACCCTGACGGTGATTATGTCATACCTGGAAGTTTAAGAGATGTGTTCACCTTGAACGGAGATGTACAGCAACTCTTTCCTCAAAGTAATTGCTTCTTCAACATATGTGCATTTTGCGGAGATAGGTCTAAAATATTGACAGATTGCCCTGCAAATCCAAGAGATGTTGTTTTGTGGAGTATGTCAGATGGAAGAGAGATTACTCGTTTCGAGTGCACAAAGAATATGACGTCATTTGCATTTTCTCCTGACGGGACATTGGTGGCAATATCTGATAAATCAAAACATATTAGCTTGTATAAGTTAAGTAACatgaacattcattttatttgtgaTATTGCTAGTCCCAGCATTTGTTCGCTGATGCATTTTTCTCCTGATAACCAGGAGATTATTTGTGGATTTTTGGGCGATAATGCCCAGTTTGAGCTACTTTGCCACAGACGTAAAGTCCCTTCCTTCTGCGAAGATGAGTGCCTAGAAAGTGCATCCTGTTTTCAAGAAATCGAAGATGTCTCGTGGTGGCCATGGGAGTGTAAATCCTTCGATGAGAGTAAATTCCTGATTTCGGAATCTAAAGACCACATTAACACAATGCTATCGGAGGCAATTCCCTTCTTCAGGTCAGGATTTCTCTCAGTGGTTAACAAACAAACTGTTGTCGTTTGTAGCCCCTttcataaagaaatttttatgatCCATCATGATCAATTTGAAGATTGCCCCAGCCATGACAGAAGTGAAGGAAAACAGTATTGTGGTGACATGAATGTGACACTTTCTGTGGATGGAAGTTGTTGTTACATTAGAGAAACCTCCCATAGTTCTTGGGAAAGAAAACTCATAGGTGATATGCTTTCCATGGTGTATGTCTATTTTGAGAGCAAGAAAACTGTTCGAAAATTTCAGACTGCGTTGGACCTGCTACCTGTGAAAGAAGGAGTGCTTCTGATGAAGAAAGCAGTCGGCAACATACTTGAGTTGTGGGATTTTGAATTATCACGATGTGTTCGATCTTTCTCACAAATCGATTCATTGGAAAGGTTGTTTCCTGTGTCTGATGAACTAGTAGGTTGTCAAAGACCTTGTAAGAATAACTGCTCCAAAGTGGACGTTTTAAGCATTGCAAATAGTGAGATTGTTTTTTCAACTATGGTGGAGGGTAACATTACTTCAGTTGCTTGCAATAGCAAGTTTCAATTCGTAGCCTGTAGCGAGAAAGTTTGCCGTCCTGTAGTCTTTCCTGTAGGCAGTGTCATTACAATAgcagtttggaataaaaagGAGCATTTGTGGAAGAGAAACATTCTTCATGATGAGACGGGATGTACACGTCCTCGcgctttaatttcaaacaatggaGACTTTGTTGTTACATGGTGTTCACGTGAAAGAGGTAGTGGATTACAAATCTTGAATGCAGCTACAGGAATTACAATGCACGATATACCATGTGAACATAAAATCATTATCTATGCTGAAATGTATTGTGAACTTCTCAATGATGGAGTGCACTTTGTATGCTGTTGCCATGACCAAGTTGCGCGATTGTTTCACGGAAACTCTGGCAACCTCATAGGCCTGATAGACATGGAGCGAATGCCATTAATGCTAACAAATTGTCTTAACAAACCTCTGTTTGCCGCTGTTTTTGAGAGGAATTCCTTCCGGCTCTTTCAAGTGCATCTTCCAAAgatgaaaaacaatgaaaggaAAGTGAAAAGGTTAGTGGcgtaaacatttttcaatgtttAGTTAGACCTATAAAATCATTGGTGTAATGAAAAGACAGACCTCAAAAACTCAAACTGTTGTGACTAGATACCGCTGACCCCTTATTCCAACTTATTTGCATGATTTCAAGTTTTGCGGGGGTTTGCGTTTTAAGGGTCTGTTTTTTTGTGAGACCGAGAATCATCTCCCAACTGAGAACTGGTAATTTTTAATTGTCTAGGTTGGGGAGATGAGAGGGATTTGGCTGTGTTACAAGAACATTTAACTGATCCCCCGCTAAGGCTCTGTAGTGTTCTAGTGATCCCCCCTCAATGGCAGTCAAATTCCTATAGTtctccctttatactctgtccACTGAATCCCCCCTTACCCCTTTTCTCCCttcccccttttccccctttccccccctttcccccttttcccccttTCTCCCTTTTGCCCCTTTTGCCCCTTTTGCCCCTTTCTCCCTTTCCCCCTTTTGCCCCTTTTGCCCCTTTTGCCCCTTTTGCCcctttccccctttcccccttttgccctttttccccttttccccttttctccctttcccccttttcccccttTTCCCCCCTCTTCCCCTTCCATCTGTTTGGCAACAAATAATGAGTGGTTTCTAGCCAGGTACTAATAGGTGTgattaaccctctaactcccatgagtgactaagagagaataTCTCCTTAGAATGTTAATACattatcaagaagacaagtgatgagaataaagaagaatattaattaggggattattagttgatccaaaaacaaattctccaaactaacatcacaagaactgtatgggagagaGTACAGAGAACtgcttatgagatcttgggagttaaagggttaactataTTTTTGCACCCGTCACCCAGAATGTTCTCATGCAGTAAGACTCAATAGGGGCAAAAGTAATAAggtatctttgttttgcagcatGATCATTCAGTAGTGCTTATTTGTTGACCAGTATTATTAAACTCCACGATGTTTTTGTTGCCCTGAAAATGGCTCTGTGAAAATGGCTCTCCAAGCATGGGTTATTCTTACTAGCTATTGATACTATATAGTGGCTAATTGATGATTAACTTAAAATAGTTGAATGATAACATTTGAAATCTGAAAAGGGGACAGTTGGAAGGCTTTTGTCCCTACCATAACGTGTTCCTTGTCAGAGGAGAGATGTTCGTCCCAAGCAAGCTAAagatgattgattgattgatcatCGAATAAGGACCTTACCATTGGCTATCTTTAAACCCAATTTTGACATAATTTGACTtacttaatatttttgtttcaggatGAAACTTCAGCAGTAAGAAAGCAACAACACCAACGTTGTCCATTCTGGTCGGCGGATCTTGGGGGACTGGCTAAAGAACGGACAATGTGCTCTAAAGAAATTACCATAATGTGACATGTACAATGATTATTACcttccattttttgtttgtttgttttctttgaaaacactTCAAGGCACTGCATTGTGATATCAGTTTAAGTGGGCTTCAAAGTATGGTGAACATGCCacatagttttttctttttgatacaGAACTCTTTTCTAATCGTAGAAATCTAGATGACAGTCTGCTAAAGAAGAGTTAACTGGAAATCATCATGGCAAAGACGTATACATGTATGTTTCAATGTGCTCTTTTCGTTACAAAATAGTGCAacacttttatcattttaaatagGAGTATTGTAGAAGGCACAGTAGCCAAATTGAGAGTGTGCTGAAGTTTGGCTTGAGAGGCCTGGGGTAAAGACCTGGCTGGGTCAGTGCATTGTTTTTTTGAAGAACATACTTTACTTTCATACTGCCTGTTGCAAGGGAATATTACAGTTCTTTGTGAAATTACAATAGCTCttgatttcacttttttaaaacttaaaggGGAAATTTATTAAATGCTGATTGGCCGAGAAAGGGGGCATTTTTCACTAAGTTTGGTGATTACCCTGGGCAAAAGTCCATAAAATTGATTGCTTCTCATGATGCTtatcaaaagtaaaataattattttgtatcTGTCTGCAATGCAAAAGCAACATATCCAAATATTATTTAGCAGGACTGGTTTCATTGCTTTAGCTTTCAGCTGATTGGCAGGTTTTACAGTTCATTAAGGCTAACTGAAAACTGAACTGGCTTcctgaaatttcaaaacagcgTATGTTTTTGACCTTCTTTactaccttaaaaaaattgtgcccTTTATAATTTAAACAAACTAGTAATTGCATGTTTCCTCACAAAAATTAAGGATTGATATAAGTGCTTTCAGGAAACCTAATACTTTTTCTTCAAGAGACTAAGCAACTGCATTTGTAACTAAGGGGGaaagttttttaagaaactgtggtgctgcgccagtgggagagtatagctgCATAATGCAGTATCATCACCgaagttgataacataaatttgCCACCATAGAGAGTATTGAAACTGACATTTACAGCATTAGCCCTTCAccattcactctgacaaaggctttatgcttgaaatgtcagctttaaaattttttatggtGACCAATTTTCTATATCAACTGTCATTGTAACTGCTGAGTCATCAGAAtacaaaaaattcttgaaaacatCTCAAGCAAACTGCTGGCTGAAGAGCTTGGACAACAAATGAAGATAGCTCCTTCTCTTTTGAATCCTGAACAACAGAAATGATAAGTCTCATACAGCTATTTTCAGTGATTAGTTTACAAAGTAATTGAATGCTAGAGAGTTTTTGGATtgaaagatttttaaatttaacaaagatCATCTTTGTGAGTgaggttttggaaaaaaaaagtaaataaaaaataacacttTCAAACAACTTAAGAGAGAGGCAACTATTTTCATGAGAGGAAACAACAGAGCATTAATAGCATTGAACCTctaaataaagtaataaaaatgttGGAGCTTGATCCATGATTAACTACTAAACACAGGCTTCTAATTTGGTCACTTTTTCCAGCAAATTAACAGGATGTAGTTGCTAAGATATCTTTCTTTCTACCAGCCATGATGgcaaaaattgttcaaacttgGGAAAGCTGCTCTTTCTAAATTTACCTCAGGGAGTCTCCACCCAGGTCTGAGATGTTTGAAGGTCAATTAgtgctaacccaaggttaaattttaatcaaagtttctttatttctacATTCAAAAGCCTCTTTAGGATAATTTTGTCCATTCCTTATAGAGCATCCAATAATCATATTCTAgacaaataaattaaactgaATTAGATTTCACATTAATCCTGGGTAATCTAAactcagctttgaacaacctggctCTGGGTTATAAATGGTTGCCAGCAAACTTTCAGGAAATCTGGACAAAAAGCTAATGTCCTCTTGATTAATTGCCCAGCTTCCCATAAAAGAAAGTTAAGAAAGCTCCGAATTATATCTTGCATGAAAAAATATTATAGCTACCACATCAAATCGTTTAGTTCCTTATATCAATTATCTTCCCTCACAACAACTAGTTGTAATCAGCTGCATGTGTTGTCACATATGCCAGCATGAAAATAGTGCAAACTTGAACTCACAAGCCAGCTTTCCctttaaaacaaaacttgaagGTTATTTCTgatacattaaccctttaactcccaagatctaattgttaattctcccttctagcttcaactcattcccttgtaaattagtcacaagaatttggtgatagatcaagataataacttctacccGTCTAAGTTTgcgtattctcattacctgcttgcttaataatgtatggatattatagggagaagttacatgttaatcacttctgggagttaaaggtttaaaaagaaagaataaacaaaacatcaaaacatCATACAGTGCATTATACATaattcagggcgtgaaattaatttttttttctaatagccacttggctcctaaatttttcaaagtggtagccaatgcAAAAAAAGTTGGgcgccatttttaaagacaaacaaaacctttttttttttttttttttttttttttttttaacgctgtCAGCGTTTTAGATAGACATCCAAAATTAAGTTCtgcaaagtggacactaggataggtgatatacaacgttcaagttcacctaaatccaagatggcgtctcGATCGAGATGCgtgtgctgcgttttggaaattaaacaaacttaacaaggacgtttctctttgaaaatctttcaaattcTCTATATCTCTAAGTATGGTTATGATCaagcattctagtcgccaatttggcgactacttttcaggatttggtcgaTTTTAATTCATTGATATAATAATAAATCCAGTATATTTGGTGGACATATTGCAGACTCTATCATTAATTTCCTATTAAAAGTTCTTCAATctggttttaatttcattacCTTGAATCATGTTGAGATTTTTGTGTCTGGTACTAAACAAAAGTCAAAGTCAACAAATgatcacattaaaaaaaatacactaaAAACCAAACTAACACAATATCTAAGATAAACATCTTCTAAACTGCTTATTATTCAAAAGAACTTTTACTAAGCATTCTACATACTAGCTGTACTGTTAAATGTACATTATTGTATAATGACTTATAAAATTATACCATTAGCCTTTCACCAAACTCTTGGTGTCTCTGTGATTCTCTCGGCCCATATCTAACACTGAATCCAAGTAAAActgatttgttatttttattctaAACTGAAATgatgaacaaaaggaaatattgAACATGAAAGTCCTCACTTGACATTTCTTTCTCAGTGTCCAGTACTAACAATCAATGAACATGTTTCTATAAATATTGCATTGAGAATCAAAGAGCAAATTGGCAACATTGTATCATTTTGAACACATCAACCTGACTGTCACAAACCTTGacattgattttcaattttttatttaaatttgaaacacaaAGCCACAAAGAAGACAATAATGTTTTATTCAAGGGATCCAAATTTTTTGAAAGGACAAAGTCCCAGGTGGGAATTGTTTACCCTTCAGCTTTGGCCTTTGAAACTTCTGGAGATTTTCAAGTACAAGTTCCATTACATAGTCTTGTAATACATAGCACATGTAACTTTGGTGTTCTGCATTTCAATATAGGCTGAGCCCCTAACTTGACTAAATACCCCTGAATGCAAAACTGTAAAATGTAGTAAAAGAGGAACTTAGCATTAATACTaacagtaaaaataaataaaagtaccTCAATATCAACCAAAACAGACACACTTAATTACACCATTTACTGGTTAAAGTGACCATCATACTAGGCTAGTTGATCTGATCTCCGACTTGGAGCAGTCCTTTCAGAATTTTATGCATTACCAAATTAATTCCTTGGAGTCTGAATAATATCTTTGCGATAACAATTGTTTCCTCGGGCAACTTTTTCACACAGGCGACACAAATCTCTGTTTTAAGTTTCTGATACCTAGTGCTTTGTACAGATGACCACCTTCATGAAACTTCTCCTTCATGAAACTTCCCcattatatttttatgtttCCTATGAACTACTTAAATTTATCTGTTGCTAGGGTCAACTTACACATAGGTCGAAGTTCGTCTGTTTTCTGGCCATCTAATCGTAAACCATCTTCACTAATCTGAAGTAAGAGACGAAATCACTCGACCAAGGAACACATCgaaagttgaaaaagaagaggatTCTATTCCTTTAGCACCAGAGGTTTATCGAATGCTTTTGTACCGTAAAAATGAATGGTTGGGTGACTTCAGGTCCTGCAATTCTATTACCAACAGGCATCGTGCTGCAAAGACAGAAACACAACTTTCGCTAGGCGTTCCAATCTTAACGCTAAGGACTGGGCCTGAAGGGTAGTTCGAGAGGGAAGGGTGAGAAGCAATTCTCGGCAATAAaatcagcagaaaaaaaaaatgaaaagagaccGGGACAGCTTTACTTTGACTATCAATTACTCCCTCTGTTTGAggaaatgttacaaaatatcGTATCTTAGGTTCACTTGAAAAGTAATGATCCCCTTATTTATTGGTAATCGATTTTTGTGACATTTCACCGAAGGACATCTAATAGAtcagatatatttttcaaagttaagtCTTTTAATCACACAAGAACCATAAGGTAATTTAGACGGAAAAGGAAAAGCCATGTGTCAATTCTCGCCCCCTTAACCCCCCAACCCCCTCCTCCCTGGCCGACTTTCGGCAGTAGGAGGAATATGGCGAAGAGACTGGATGAAAGTTCCTGCGTGAACAAAGGGTGTGCATCGAGCGATGAACAAGCGAACAGACGACTTGAAGGAAGATCTTGCAAGCGTCTGCAATAAACAGCAGCAAGTGCAGGTTGGTGGTGAAAGTTAGAAACTACGAAACGAAATTTACTATAGAATCGTCACTACTTTGTTGTTTTCACTCGTGAGGGAGCTTTCTGAGTTTTCCTTGGGTGACTTCCGCATCAGAAATCTGTTACGTAGGAGTGGATTTGTTTTGCACTCAAATTTACTGGGTGAATTGCTCCAGATCTGGGGAATAGGTTCAGGATATCATATTAGGATTTCTATTTATTACATTCAACGCTGATGGAAAGGGGAAACACTACAAATAGATTTCTGTGATGAGATGGGAAAGCTTGAGTTATTGTGTATGCATCTTGGCCAATTTAAGTCCCTGCGTTATTTAGTGTTTCAAATCCGTTCTGGTTGAGTTAGTTATCTCTTTCTTCGAGTTTACTTCTACTATAGACCTCATTTAAAAAGTctatgagaaaaataaattgcgTTCAACACAATCCGTGTCGCAAACTTACAAAGCTAATTTGCTAGATCTCGCGGTTACTTCACTGCGCACCAAGGTTCAATCGCTtgacaaaaattcaaagaattcaTCGTCTGTGTCTATTttcaagtatttattttatgcGCTaagcaaaagttttttttttcaattaagtaGTCTTAAATGTGCGAGGAACTTATATCCAGATAACGTTAAGTACGCAAGTTGCATATCATCCACTTTTTGCCTTCAGTTCGTACTTTCTAGATAAAAGCTGCGATGCGGTTTATTGGTTTTGaata
The sequence above is a segment of the Pocillopora verrucosa isolate sample1 chromosome 5, ASM3666991v2, whole genome shotgun sequence genome. Coding sequences within it:
- the LOC131780434 gene encoding uncharacterized protein; the encoded protein is MAASAPSPLVSSTEKTNGAKLSRLLIDGGTTVLKMVFDSHHSPANLAMDLTANYPKLCNLLKRRVLHKPQWDKLFPPSGSTPDSNNFDITLLFLLLTEICGLSPPPSGWHKKPPLSDTTLEANLARIKFFRNELYGHVSTTGIDSSTFSHLWREISDVLVALGLNKADVDRLKAEYCGEEDYLQMLFEWADSEKDLKSQLKEINQTIDMVHQNQTQGAEMLQQIKSELHGVCHTQTKIQEEVLEVKKSIEDLNQRGQANRTEEILNVLAKSEFEGDIEFHVSRFQEGTREWIFKKIEGWLDDRSSPNRVMVISGNAGMGKSVISAVTCKRMQEAGRLSGSHFCQHNNVRYRNPQLMLQSLASHLCRALPEYKEALFEQLSRNLGMEINSMGVEELFALLFKEPLSKITDPGRNLLLVLDALDESEHKGRNELLDVIVNHFVKLPRWIRFLVTTRPEVIISNSLSDLQPLYLETSDDDNKRDIRLFLEKQLDQVIPNSDKEAVLNALVEKSDGVILYAYFLVDFIQKNVPLPTPNHLDGSLPLGISSVYLSYFKRLEKEFCKELEIDEENFLGFLSVVMAAKEPLPLGFIPKMFQFRAISSHRKVNKVISCISTLLPVIDGRIHIFHKSVKDWLIDTTIRGRHEFTVGRDEGSQILSRLCETEFNDLKRKGIHGGDFSDTEIYALRYGVQHLLDVMGDKEIPHKLEELVENYVTDLELVYAKLCIDSDSGFQDILSIKKLESFEVLPSAVKFAVTSAITVMRKYKARLRCHPQQFFQAILNEGGPQFSSKANHVLKERYPEIPYIEIVNKEDSYGQTGIQARFDCNSLVACFDVSPEMDYMVCECVDKSIQLWSLQSGDRLWLHSAFIEKSFGIPRFAPNCAVRNVRELTLDFFGWTWESSMSFYRSVAFHPDGDYVIPGSLRDVFTLNGDVQQLFPQSNCFFNICAFCGDRSKILTDCPANPRDVVLWSMSDGREITRFECTKNMTSFAFSPDGTLVAISDKSKHISLYKLSNMNIHFICDIASPSICSLMHFSPDNQEIICGFLGDNAQFELLCHRRKVPSFCEDECLESASCFQEIEDVSWWPWECKSFDESKFLISESKDHINTMLSEAIPFFRSGFLSVVNKQTVVVCSPFHKEIFMIHHDQFEDCPSHDRSEGKQYCGDMNVTLSVDGSCCYIRETSHSSWERKLIGDMLSMVYVYFESKKTVRKFQTALDLLPVKEGVLLMKKAVGNILELWDFELSRCVRSFSQIDSLERLFPVSDELVGCQRPCKNNCSKVDVLSIANSEIVFSTMVEGNITSVACNSKFQFVACSEKVCRPVVFPVGSVITIAVWNKKEHLWKRNILHDETGCTRPRALISNNGDFVVTWCSRERGSGLQILNAATGITMHDIPCEHKIIIYAEMYCELLNDGVHFVCCCHDQVARLFHGNSGNLIGLIDMERMPLMLTNCLNKPLFAAVFERNSFRLFQVHLPKMKNNERKVKRMKLQQ